In Solanum stenotomum isolate F172 chromosome 6, ASM1918654v1, whole genome shotgun sequence, one DNA window encodes the following:
- the LOC125867949 gene encoding uncharacterized protein LOC125867949: MKFLSELRTCCGGATIRTVMDGLPPVEKKESELVNRSGNKRVVSRGRKLRKTENWKPALHVISEDKAIADVDRYSYDKTTVGNSGNKRALKDAGRAPKRFGHGYWKMSYAVAMPAFSGMLF, from the exons atgaaGTTTTTATCGGAATTGAGGACGTGCTGTGGCGGCGCAACCATCAGGACGGTGATGGATGGGCTACCGCCGGTGGAGAAAAAGGAGTCGGAGCTAGTAAATCGATCGGGGAATAAGCGCGTGGTTTCTCGGGGAAGGAAATTAAGGAAAACGGAGAATTGGAAACCGGCGCTCCACGTCATCTCCGAGGACAAAGCGATCGCCGATGTTGATCGGTACAGTTACGATAAAACTACGGTTGGAAATTCCGGGAATAAAAGAGCGTTAAAAGATGCCGGTAGAGCACCGAAGAGGTTCGGCCATGGTTACTG GAAAATGTCGTACGCCGTTGCGATGCCTGCTTTCTCAGGAATGCTTTTTTAG